GCAAGTTTTATGACGGCTTAATGCGCTTTACCCTGTATTTGTCCAGTATCGGGCTGTTCTTGCTGGTGGTACTGGTGACGGCGAACACCATTGGACGCGGCTTCCGGCATCCCATTCCCGGAGGGTATGATTTAATTACTCTTAGCGCGGCGGTATGCGGCAGCTTGTCCATAGCCTATTGCACGAAACTCAAAGGGCATGTCCATGTTGATATCGTCGTCAACGTGTTATCGCCGCGGGGTAAGAAGATACAAAAGATTATCTGCGGCATTATGGGTATTGCTCTATGGTGTCTTATTGCTTGGCAGAGTGTGAAGGTCTTCCTCACCCGGTTGACTACTGAAGTGACGGAAGTGTTGAAAATACCCTATGCCCCCTTTAGATTCCTCTTTGTGTTTTCCATGATACTCACGGTAGTGATCTTAGTTGAACAATTAATCGAAGACATGCAAGGGGGTAAAGAAGCATGAGTCCAGTCACTATAGGGATTATCGGCATGATCGCCTTGATTGCCTTGATGGCATACGGCATGCCTGTAGGTTTCGCGATGGCTCTTGTCGGCTTTGTCGGCATGGCGATACTCATCAGCCCAACGGCCGCCATCACTAAACTGGCTACCACTCCTTTTGGTTATGTGGCCAGCTATGACTATGCCGTTGTACCGATGTTTATCTTAATGGCAAACATTATTGTCGTTTCGGGACTTGGAACTAATCTATTCAATATTGCTGAAAAGTTCCTTGGTCGCTTCAACGGAGGCATGGCCATGGCCACTACCGGCGGTTGTGCAGGTTTTGCCGCCATCAGTGGTTCTTCTTTGACCACCTCCTTGACCATCGGTACTGCAGCAATCCCGGAAATGAAGAGATACAAATATGACCTGGATTTTGCCGGGGCGACGATCGCCGCCAGCGGAACCCTGGGGCTTCTCATCCCCCCCAGTACCGCCTTGATGCTCTACGGGATTGTTACCGGTAACTCCATTAAGGATTTATTCCTGGCCGGGTATATTCCGGGTATCCAGCAGGCTTTATTCTATCTCTTGGTTATTTACCTGCTGACCAAAATCAATCCGGCTCTTGGGCCCCGTGGTCCTAAATACAGTTGGAAGGAAAAGTGGGATGCACTGAAACAAGGTGGAGAAATACTTCTCTTGATTACTTTTGTGATTTTGGGCTTGTTTATGGGGTGGTTTACGGCCACGGAAGCCGGGGCGGTCGGGACCGCCGGCGCCCTTTTGATAGTCTTGCTGCGCAAGCGGTTGACCTGGGAAGGTTTCCTGAAAGCGATTAGCGATACGGTGAGGGTATCCGGTATGTACTATGTAATCATTATCGGTGCCCAATTGTTCATGAACTTTACAACAGTTACTACCCTACCGACCATGTTGGCCCATGGGATTCAGAATTCCGGACTGTCCCCCCTAATGGTTGTTTTCCTGATTGTGGTGATCTATCTCTTCCTCGGTATGTTTATCAACGGTACGGCGATGATGCTTTTGACTCTGCCGATTTTCTACCCGTTAATCATAGACCTTGGCTTTAATCCCATTTGGTTTGGTGTCTTGGCTACGAGGGTAAGTGAAACGGGCCTTTTGACCCCGCCGGTTGGTTTGGGCGTTTACAGTATGAAAGCTATTATGCCGGACCTGAA
This genomic interval from Clostridia bacterium contains the following:
- a CDS encoding TRAP transporter small permease, which gives rise to MSKFGKFYDGLMRFTLYLSSIGLFLLVVLVTANTIGRGFRHPIPGGYDLITLSAAVCGSLSIAYCTKLKGHVHVDIVVNVLSPRGKKIQKIICGIMGIALWCLIAWQSVKVFLTRLTTEVTEVLKIPYAPFRFLFVFSMILTVVILVEQLIEDMQGGKEA
- a CDS encoding TRAP transporter large permease, encoding MSPVTIGIIGMIALIALMAYGMPVGFAMALVGFVGMAILISPTAAITKLATTPFGYVASYDYAVVPMFILMANIIVVSGLGTNLFNIAEKFLGRFNGGMAMATTGGCAGFAAISGSSLTTSLTIGTAAIPEMKRYKYDLDFAGATIAASGTLGLLIPPSTALMLYGIVTGNSIKDLFLAGYIPGIQQALFYLLVIYLLTKINPALGPRGPKYSWKEKWDALKQGGEILLLITFVILGLFMGWFTATEAGAVGTAGALLIVLLRKRLTWEGFLKAISDTVRVSGMYYVIIIGAQLFMNFTTVTTLPTMLAHGIQNSGLSPLMVVFLIVVIYLFLGMFINGTAMMLLTLPIFYPLIIDLGFNPIWFGVLATRVSETGLLTPPVGLGVYSMKAIMPDLNLARVFKFTMYFVVTDIIHAILLVLFPGMVTFLPDIAR